A single genomic interval of Burkholderia cepacia ATCC 25416 harbors:
- a CDS encoding YifB family Mg chelatase-like AAA ATPase, with translation MSLAVVRSRAPASGRAPDVTVEVHLANGLPSFSIVGLPDLEVRESRERVRAALQNCGFEFPVRRITVNLAPADLPKESGRFDLPIALGILAANGQIPADALAGREFAGELSLTGALRPMRGAFAMACGVARDWQVAESGAASGSGNGDQRAAPDPAAVASNAPELYLPLASAAEAALVPGVTVFGAPDLPALCAHLAGAPDARLAPVAAPCLDGLPVPAAPDLADVVGQRGARRALEVAAAGGHHMLMIGPPGAGKSMLAARLPGLLPPLTDDEALTSAALLSASRLGFSPAQWRRRPFRAPHHSSSAAALVGGRNPPQPGEITLAHLGVLFLDELPEFDRHVLEMLREPLEAGRITISRAAQQADFPAACQLIAAMNPCPCGWHGDPSGRCRCTPDVAARYLRKLSGPLVDRIDIQIDLPALSPAELASRATAPGEPSAAVAARVAHARALQLDRQGKTNHMLSGRETDDLCRPTDEGERLLREAGERFGWSARAYFRVLKVARTIADLAGDPLPTAAQIAEAIRYRRALTAL, from the coding sequence ATGTCGCTCGCCGTGGTGCGCAGTCGCGCGCCGGCCTCCGGCCGTGCGCCGGACGTCACCGTCGAAGTCCATCTCGCCAACGGGCTGCCGTCGTTCTCGATCGTCGGCCTGCCCGATCTCGAGGTCCGCGAAAGCCGCGAGCGCGTGCGTGCCGCGCTGCAGAACTGCGGCTTCGAATTCCCCGTACGCCGCATCACCGTCAACCTCGCGCCGGCCGACCTGCCGAAGGAGTCGGGTCGGTTCGACCTGCCGATCGCGCTCGGCATCCTCGCCGCGAACGGCCAGATCCCGGCCGACGCGCTGGCCGGCCGCGAATTCGCGGGCGAACTGTCGCTGACCGGCGCGCTGCGGCCGATGCGCGGCGCGTTCGCGATGGCGTGCGGGGTCGCGCGGGACTGGCAGGTCGCGGAAAGCGGTGCGGCTTCCGGTTCGGGCAACGGTGATCAACGGGCCGCCCCCGATCCGGCCGCCGTCGCGTCAAACGCTCCCGAGCTGTACCTGCCGCTCGCCAGCGCCGCCGAGGCGGCGCTCGTGCCGGGCGTCACCGTGTTCGGTGCGCCGGACCTGCCCGCGCTGTGCGCCCACCTCGCCGGGGCGCCCGACGCCCGGCTCGCACCGGTCGCGGCGCCATGCCTCGACGGCCTGCCGGTGCCGGCCGCCCCCGATCTCGCCGACGTGGTCGGCCAGCGCGGTGCCCGCCGCGCGCTGGAAGTCGCGGCCGCGGGCGGCCATCACATGCTGATGATCGGGCCGCCGGGCGCCGGCAAGTCGATGCTGGCCGCACGGCTGCCGGGCCTCCTGCCGCCGCTGACCGACGACGAGGCGCTGACGTCGGCGGCGCTCCTCTCCGCGAGCCGCCTCGGCTTTTCACCGGCACAGTGGCGCCGGCGGCCGTTCCGTGCGCCGCATCATTCGTCGAGCGCCGCCGCACTGGTCGGCGGCCGCAACCCGCCGCAGCCGGGCGAAATCACGCTCGCCCATCTCGGCGTGCTGTTTCTCGACGAGCTCCCGGAATTCGACCGGCACGTGCTCGAAATGCTGCGCGAGCCGCTGGAAGCCGGCCGCATCACGATCTCGCGCGCGGCGCAGCAGGCCGACTTCCCGGCCGCATGCCAGCTGATCGCCGCGATGAATCCCTGCCCGTGCGGCTGGCACGGCGATCCGTCCGGACGCTGCCGCTGCACGCCGGACGTCGCCGCCCGCTACCTGCGCAAGCTGTCGGGGCCGCTCGTCGATCGCATCGACATCCAGATCGACCTGCCCGCGCTGTCGCCGGCCGAACTCGCGTCGCGCGCGACGGCGCCCGGCGAGCCGAGTGCCGCGGTGGCCGCACGGGTCGCGCACGCGCGTGCGCTGCAGCTCGACCGGCAGGGCAAGACGAATCACATGCTGAGCGGCCGAGAAACCGACGACCTGTGCCGGCCGACCGACGAAGGCGAGCGGTTGCTGCGCGAGGCCGGCGAGCGTTTCGGCTGGTCGGCGCGCGCGTATTTCCGCGTGCTGAAGGTCGCACGGACGATCGCCGACCTGGCCGGCGACCCGCTGCCGACGGCCGCGCAGATCGCCGAGGCGATCCGCTACCGGCGCGCGCTCACGGCGCTGTGA
- a CDS encoding TlpA disulfide reductase family protein: MNTTPPARRSAGPVRYIVAAAVVAAIAVAGFFAFNGKSTVPDATFTLLSGQKVSTAGDLKGKVYLVNFWATSCATCMQEMPQMVDTYNRFKGQGLEFVAVAMNYDPPMYVANYAQTRQLPFKVALDDGSVAKQFGNVQLTPTTFVVDKDGKILKRYVGAPQFAELDALLKKALDSNAA; this comes from the coding sequence ATGAACACCACGCCTCCCGCCCGGCGCAGCGCCGGACCCGTCCGCTACATCGTCGCCGCCGCCGTCGTCGCGGCGATCGCCGTGGCCGGCTTCTTCGCGTTCAACGGCAAGTCCACCGTGCCGGACGCCACGTTCACGCTGCTGTCGGGCCAGAAGGTCTCGACCGCAGGCGACCTGAAAGGGAAGGTCTATCTCGTGAACTTCTGGGCGACGAGCTGCGCGACCTGCATGCAGGAAATGCCGCAGATGGTCGATACCTATAATCGCTTCAAGGGTCAGGGGCTGGAATTCGTCGCGGTCGCGATGAACTACGATCCGCCGATGTACGTCGCGAACTACGCGCAAACGCGCCAGCTGCCGTTCAAGGTCGCGCTCGACGACGGCAGCGTCGCGAAGCAGTTCGGCAACGTGCAGCTCACGCCGACGACCTTCGTCGTCGACAAGGACGGCAAGATTCTGAAGCGCTACGTCGGCGCACCGCAGTTCGCGGAGCTCGACGCACTGCTCAAGAAGGCACTCGACAGCAACGCGGCCTGA